In one window of Macadamia integrifolia cultivar HAES 741 chromosome 2, SCU_Mint_v3, whole genome shotgun sequence DNA:
- the LOC122068850 gene encoding LMBR1 domain-containing protein 2 homolog A isoform X2: protein MFVLFYLISLPLTLGMVILTLRYFAGPDIPRYVLFTVGYAWFCSLSIIILVPADIWTTIIEQDNGGIAFFWSWSYWSTFILTWVVVPIIQGYEDAGDFTVKERLKTSVQGNLVFYLIVGSIGLFGLILLIIMNWNGGDTVFGFAMACSNTFGLVTGAFLLGFSLSEIPKSLWRNADWTTRQKILSHRVAKMAVKLDDAHQEFSNAIVVAQATSNQMSKRDPLRPYMDVIDTMLRQMLREDPSFKPQGGRLGENDMDYDNDEKSMAALRRQLRRAREEYFRYKRKYVSSFRPSRSGKIGSFLDMTELVWRCILRKQLKKLLAIILGCMSAAILLAEATILPSGVDLSLFSILINAVRKQEVLVQIIAFVPLMYMCVCTYYSLFKIGMLMFFSLTPRQTSSVSLLMICSMVARYAPPISYNFLNLIHLEGDKSHKRTITIFEKRMGNIDDAVPFFGKKFNRIYPLIMVIYTLLVASNFFDRLIGSFGSWKRFRFQNEADDTDGFDASGIIILQKERSWLEEGRKVGEHVIPLARNFNNISTDTESGSNDTDKGAVELRATTSLIKDGGKGSRSKSSKEDTWNYGTSREAIGNKYSAIREQRRQLAATKSSAKSSETNIASATVSLLTPANSQIQSGNTTGEPSSGLASTWDSMKTGFQNLKANIGSKKFLPLRQGQETKLVSRDSSSESLDDIFQRLKRPTLDHRDYTGEEDNDMDSKHTGPTR from the exons ATGTTTGTGTTGTTCTATCTGATCTCGCTACCCCTGACATTAGGGATGGTGATACTGACGTTGAGGTACTTCGCTGGCCCTGACATCCCTCGCTACGTCCTCTTCACCGTGGGATACGCTTGGTTCTGCTCTCTCTCCATCATCATCCTCGTCCCTGCCGACATTTGGACG ACAATAATTGAACAAGATAATGGAGGCATTGCTTTCTTTTGGAGTTGGTCATATTGGAGCACTTTTATTCTTACATG GGTTGTCGTGCCTATCATTCAGGGTTACGAAGATGCTGGAGACTTCACTGTGAAAGAAAGATTGAAGACTAGCGTACAGGGAAACCTAGTCTTCTATCTGATTGTGGGATCTATTGGCCTTTTTGGACTTATACTACTCATTATTATGAACTGGAATGG GGGTGATACTGTTTTTGGTTTTGCCATGGCTTGCTCAAATACTTTTGGGCTTGTTACTGGTGCATTTCTTCTTGGGTTTAGTTTGAGTGAAATTCCAAAGAGCCTTTGGAGAAATGCAGATTGGACCACTCGCCAGAAAATTCTCTCACATAGGGTTGCTAAAATGGCTGTGAAACTAGATGATGCCCATCAAGAATTCTCAAATGCTATTGTT GTTGCtcaagcaacatcaaatcagaTGTCCAAGCGTGATCCCTTGAGACCCTACATGGATGTTATTGATACTATGTTGCGTCAGATG CTTAGAGAAGATCCCTCCTTTAAACCACAAGGGGGTAGATTGGGAGAAAATGATATGGACTATGATAATGATGAGAAATCAATGGCTGCACTTAGGCGTCAACTTAGGAGAGCTCGAGAAGAGTATTTCCGGTACAAAAG GAAATATGTTTCAAGCTTCAGACCTAGTCGAAGTGGAAAAATAGGATCTTTCCTTGATATGACAG AGTTGGTTTGGAGATGTATACTGAGAAAGCAACTCAAGAAACTCTTGGCTATAATACTTGGGTGCATGTCAGCTGCAATTCTTTTGGCAGAGGCTACCATACTGCCTAGTGGAGTTGATTTGTCTCTTTTCTCCATTCTCATAAATGCTGTTCGGAAGCAAGAGGTGCTTGTACAG ATAATTGCTTTTGTACCCCTGATGTACATGTGTGTGTGCACATATTAttccctctttaaaattggaATGCTGATGTTTTTCTCGCTAACTCCAAGACAAACAAGTTCGGTCAGCCTGCTTATGATTTGCTC GATGGTTGCACGTTATGCGCCTCCAATTTCTTACAACTTTCTCAATCTCATCCATCTTGAAGGGGATAAGTCTCATAAGAGAACCAtcactatttttgaaaaa AGAATGGGGAATATTGATGATGCCGTTCCTTTCTTTGGGAAAAAATTTAATAGAATCTATCCGCTTATTATGGTTATTTACACCCTGTTGGTTGCAAGCAATTTCTTTGACCGATTAATTGGTTCTTTTGGGAGCTGGAAAAGATTCAGGTTTCAAAATGAGGCAGATGATACAGATGGATTTGACGCATCAGGAATAATTATCCTGCAGAAAG AACGATCTTGGCTTGAAGAAGGACGGAAGGTTGGTGAGCACGTTATCCCATTGGCAAGGAATTTCAACAATATTAGTACGGATACAGAGTCGGGCAGCAATGACACG GACAAAGGTGCTGTTGAATTGAGAGCAACTACCAGTTTAATCAAGGATGGTGGAAAGGGAAGTAGATCAAAATCGTCAAAGGAAGATACCTGGAACTATGGCACCAGCAGAGAAGCAATTGGAAATAAGTACAGTGCCataagagaacaaagaagacaACTGGCTGCCACAAAGTCTTCTGCAAAGTCATCGGAGACAAACATAGCCTCTGCTACGGTTTCTTTGCTTACTCCAGCCAACTCTCAGATCCAGTCTGGTAACACAACAGGTGAACCGTCGTCTGGGTTAGCCTCAACATGGGATTCAATGAAGACAGGTTTTCAAAATCTTAAAGCTAACATTGGTTCCAAGAAATTTCTTCCTCTACGCCAGGGTCAGGAGACGAAACTCGTCTCTCGTGATTCCTCTTCTGAGTCCCTTGATGATATATTCCAGAGACTAAAACGACCAACTCTAGACCATAGGGATTACACTGGTGAGGAGGACAATGACATGGATTCTAAGCATACAGGTCCCACCAGATAA
- the LOC122072236 gene encoding uncharacterized protein LOC122072236 has product MGWAETEMRCKKHPMHRQTPGVCSCCLREKLTKLSNASGRGGMEEAGSSCSSSLSSSPYSSGETSSDSSPVHDRFGYLEGRGSGLFLKSRSVVAIPPRMRSRSRGAVEITDGKKKLGFWSKLIRSTGKKTKKMMLHSSTLKEMSSHNRVY; this is encoded by the coding sequence ATGGGTTGGGCGGAAACAGAGATGAGATGCAAGAAACACCCGATGCATAGACAAACACCAGGTGTTTGTTCTTGTTGTCTAAGAGAGAAGCTTACAAAGCTCTCTAATGCAAGTGGAAGAGGAGGAATGGAGGAGGCAGGTTCGTCTTGTTCTTCGTCGTTGTCTTCTTCGCCTTATTCTTCTGGTGAAACTTCTTCAGATTCTTCTCCAGTTCATGATCGTTTCGGTTATTTAGAGGGGAGAGGTTCTGGGTTGTTTTTGAAGAGCCGATCGGTGGTGGCGATTCCGCCTAGAATGAGGAGTAGAAGTAGAGGTGCAGTGGAGATTACGGATGGGaagaagaaattagggttttggtccaagctGATACGTTCTACtgggaagaagacgaagaagatgatGTTGCATTCTAGTACTCTGAAAGAGATGTCATCTCATAACAGGGTTTATTGA
- the LOC122068850 gene encoding LMBR1 domain-containing protein 2 homolog A isoform X1, whose product MFVLFYLISLPLTLGMVILTLRYFAGPDIPRYVLFTVGYAWFCSLSIIILVPADIWTTIIEQDNGGIAFFWSWSYWSTFILTWVVVPIIQGYEDAGDFTVKERLKTSVQGNLVFYLIVGSIGLFGLILLIIMNWNGGDTVFGFAMACSNTFGLVTGAFLLGFSLSEIPKSLWRNADWTTRQKILSHRVAKMAVKLDDAHQEFSNAIVVAQATSNQMSKRDPLRPYMDVIDTMLRQMLREDPSFKPQGGRLGENDMDYDNDEKSMAALRRQLRRAREEYFRYKSEYRTYVTEALELEDTIKNYEHRNATGWKYVSSFRPSRSGKIGSFLDMTELVWRCILRKQLKKLLAIILGCMSAAILLAEATILPSGVDLSLFSILINAVRKQEVLVQIIAFVPLMYMCVCTYYSLFKIGMLMFFSLTPRQTSSVSLLMICSMVARYAPPISYNFLNLIHLEGDKSHKRTITIFEKRMGNIDDAVPFFGKKFNRIYPLIMVIYTLLVASNFFDRLIGSFGSWKRFRFQNEADDTDGFDASGIIILQKERSWLEEGRKVGEHVIPLARNFNNISTDTESGSNDTDKGAVELRATTSLIKDGGKGSRSKSSKEDTWNYGTSREAIGNKYSAIREQRRQLAATKSSAKSSETNIASATVSLLTPANSQIQSGNTTGEPSSGLASTWDSMKTGFQNLKANIGSKKFLPLRQGQETKLVSRDSSSESLDDIFQRLKRPTLDHRDYTGEEDNDMDSKHTGPTR is encoded by the exons ATGTTTGTGTTGTTCTATCTGATCTCGCTACCCCTGACATTAGGGATGGTGATACTGACGTTGAGGTACTTCGCTGGCCCTGACATCCCTCGCTACGTCCTCTTCACCGTGGGATACGCTTGGTTCTGCTCTCTCTCCATCATCATCCTCGTCCCTGCCGACATTTGGACG ACAATAATTGAACAAGATAATGGAGGCATTGCTTTCTTTTGGAGTTGGTCATATTGGAGCACTTTTATTCTTACATG GGTTGTCGTGCCTATCATTCAGGGTTACGAAGATGCTGGAGACTTCACTGTGAAAGAAAGATTGAAGACTAGCGTACAGGGAAACCTAGTCTTCTATCTGATTGTGGGATCTATTGGCCTTTTTGGACTTATACTACTCATTATTATGAACTGGAATGG GGGTGATACTGTTTTTGGTTTTGCCATGGCTTGCTCAAATACTTTTGGGCTTGTTACTGGTGCATTTCTTCTTGGGTTTAGTTTGAGTGAAATTCCAAAGAGCCTTTGGAGAAATGCAGATTGGACCACTCGCCAGAAAATTCTCTCACATAGGGTTGCTAAAATGGCTGTGAAACTAGATGATGCCCATCAAGAATTCTCAAATGCTATTGTT GTTGCtcaagcaacatcaaatcagaTGTCCAAGCGTGATCCCTTGAGACCCTACATGGATGTTATTGATACTATGTTGCGTCAGATG CTTAGAGAAGATCCCTCCTTTAAACCACAAGGGGGTAGATTGGGAGAAAATGATATGGACTATGATAATGATGAGAAATCAATGGCTGCACTTAGGCGTCAACTTAGGAGAGCTCGAGAAGAGTATTTCCGGTACAAAAG TGAGTATAGGACTTATGTCACAGAGGCCCTTGAACTGGAGGATACCATAAAAAATTATGAGCATCGCAATGCTACTGGATG GAAATATGTTTCAAGCTTCAGACCTAGTCGAAGTGGAAAAATAGGATCTTTCCTTGATATGACAG AGTTGGTTTGGAGATGTATACTGAGAAAGCAACTCAAGAAACTCTTGGCTATAATACTTGGGTGCATGTCAGCTGCAATTCTTTTGGCAGAGGCTACCATACTGCCTAGTGGAGTTGATTTGTCTCTTTTCTCCATTCTCATAAATGCTGTTCGGAAGCAAGAGGTGCTTGTACAG ATAATTGCTTTTGTACCCCTGATGTACATGTGTGTGTGCACATATTAttccctctttaaaattggaATGCTGATGTTTTTCTCGCTAACTCCAAGACAAACAAGTTCGGTCAGCCTGCTTATGATTTGCTC GATGGTTGCACGTTATGCGCCTCCAATTTCTTACAACTTTCTCAATCTCATCCATCTTGAAGGGGATAAGTCTCATAAGAGAACCAtcactatttttgaaaaa AGAATGGGGAATATTGATGATGCCGTTCCTTTCTTTGGGAAAAAATTTAATAGAATCTATCCGCTTATTATGGTTATTTACACCCTGTTGGTTGCAAGCAATTTCTTTGACCGATTAATTGGTTCTTTTGGGAGCTGGAAAAGATTCAGGTTTCAAAATGAGGCAGATGATACAGATGGATTTGACGCATCAGGAATAATTATCCTGCAGAAAG AACGATCTTGGCTTGAAGAAGGACGGAAGGTTGGTGAGCACGTTATCCCATTGGCAAGGAATTTCAACAATATTAGTACGGATACAGAGTCGGGCAGCAATGACACG GACAAAGGTGCTGTTGAATTGAGAGCAACTACCAGTTTAATCAAGGATGGTGGAAAGGGAAGTAGATCAAAATCGTCAAAGGAAGATACCTGGAACTATGGCACCAGCAGAGAAGCAATTGGAAATAAGTACAGTGCCataagagaacaaagaagacaACTGGCTGCCACAAAGTCTTCTGCAAAGTCATCGGAGACAAACATAGCCTCTGCTACGGTTTCTTTGCTTACTCCAGCCAACTCTCAGATCCAGTCTGGTAACACAACAGGTGAACCGTCGTCTGGGTTAGCCTCAACATGGGATTCAATGAAGACAGGTTTTCAAAATCTTAAAGCTAACATTGGTTCCAAGAAATTTCTTCCTCTACGCCAGGGTCAGGAGACGAAACTCGTCTCTCGTGATTCCTCTTCTGAGTCCCTTGATGATATATTCCAGAGACTAAAACGACCAACTCTAGACCATAGGGATTACACTGGTGAGGAGGACAATGACATGGATTCTAAGCATACAGGTCCCACCAGATAA